A region from the Bacteroidota bacterium genome encodes:
- a CDS encoding acyl carrier protein, with the protein MSNEEVLAKLQVVFRRVLGDASIVLTEGTTAKDVAGWDSLSHVMLVVEIEDTFKKRFKSREIQNWQCVGDMVTSLQNG; encoded by the coding sequence ATGAGCAACGAAGAAGTTTTGGCCAAATTGCAGGTCGTATTCAGGCGGGTTTTGGGTGATGCAAGCATCGTCCTCACCGAAGGTACAACCGCCAAGGACGTCGCCGGTTGGGATTCGCTTTCCCATGTGATGCTGGTCGTAGAGATTGAGGATACTTTCAAGAAGCGCTTCAAGTCCCGCGAGATCCAAAACTGGCAATGTGTCGGTGACATGGTCACGTCCTTGCAAAACGGCTAG
- a CDS encoding MBOAT family protein, protein MVFTSFIYYLFFPTVFGLYWFVFQRNFKAQNVLLLVASYFFYGWWDWRFLSLVAFSTVLDYTMGRLIGAQEDDRKRRWLLWISLGINLAFLGFFKYYNFFVTSWVDAWASVGIHMPDATLNIILPLGISFYTFQSMSYSLDVYKGRMQPLKDFLSFATFVSFFPQLVAGPIERAVHFLPQVTQPRKFDYQRAVDGIRLMLWGMFKKVVIADNLAVMVDEIYRQNESLGSITLVLGAIYFTVQVYCDFSGYSDIAIGSAKLLGFELMSNFRFPLFARTIPEFWSRWHISLTTWLNDYLFTPVSLSLRNLRKNGIALAILFTFLVSGFWHGAKWTFVVWGLINGLFFIPYVIKGKLLQRGEVVAKGKWLPTIREAVQILLVFSLWTLTLVFFRADNMAVALGYFKNAGSHWGGPVMFKTGVIYVVILLFLDWFNREDERNPKVLRMGPRPVRMVVELVMAIVIFFNMLSGYKEFVYFDF, encoded by the coding sequence ATGGTCTTCACCTCTTTCATTTATTATCTCTTTTTCCCGACTGTATTCGGGTTGTACTGGTTTGTATTCCAGCGCAACTTCAAGGCGCAAAATGTGCTCTTGCTCGTTGCGAGCTACTTTTTCTACGGATGGTGGGACTGGCGTTTCCTTTCCTTGGTTGCCTTCAGCACGGTACTCGATTACACCATGGGGCGGCTCATCGGTGCGCAGGAGGATGACCGGAAACGCAGGTGGCTGCTTTGGATCAGCCTCGGCATCAACTTGGCCTTCCTCGGATTTTTCAAGTATTACAACTTTTTCGTCACCTCCTGGGTGGATGCCTGGGCCTCGGTAGGCATCCACATGCCCGACGCGACGCTCAATATCATTTTGCCCTTGGGAATCAGCTTCTACACGTTTCAGAGCATGAGCTATTCATTGGACGTGTACAAGGGGCGTATGCAGCCGCTCAAGGACTTTTTGAGCTTTGCCACCTTTGTCAGCTTTTTCCCGCAGTTGGTTGCCGGGCCGATCGAAAGGGCTGTTCATTTCTTGCCGCAGGTGACGCAACCACGCAAGTTTGACTATCAACGCGCAGTGGATGGCATTCGGTTGATGCTTTGGGGGATGTTCAAAAAGGTGGTGATCGCTGACAATTTAGCGGTGATGGTCGACGAAATCTACCGTCAAAACGAATCCCTTGGAAGCATCACCTTGGTCTTGGGCGCTATTTACTTCACGGTGCAGGTCTATTGTGACTTCTCCGGCTACAGTGACATCGCCATCGGTTCGGCTAAACTCCTCGGCTTCGAATTGATGAGCAATTTCCGTTTCCCACTCTTTGCAAGAACCATCCCCGAGTTTTGGTCACGGTGGCATATCTCGCTCACGACTTGGTTGAATGACTACCTTTTTACCCCGGTTTCGCTTTCCCTTCGCAACCTCCGGAAAAACGGCATCGCCTTGGCGATACTTTTCACCTTTCTCGTCTCGGGTTTTTGGCATGGGGCCAAATGGACTTTTGTGGTCTGGGGCCTGATCAATGGCCTTTTTTTCATCCCTTATGTGATCAAAGGAAAATTGTTGCAACGCGGAGAGGTGGTCGCCAAGGGGAAATGGTTGCCGACCATCCGGGAAGCAGTACAGATTTTGCTGGTTTTCAGCCTGTGGACCTTGACACTGGTGTTTTTTAGGGCAGACAACATGGCGGTGGCCTTGGGATACTTTAAAAATGCGGGCTCCCACTGGGGAGGCCCTGTGATGTTTAAAACCGGCGTCATCTACGTGGTGATCCTGCTTTTTCTGGACTGGTTCAACCGGGAGGATGAGCGAAATCCAAAAGTGCTGCGCATGGGGCCGCGACCCGTGCGCATGGTCGTCGAACTCGTGATGGCAATCGTCATTTTCTTCAATATGCTGAGCGGTTACAAGGAATTTGTCTATTTCGATTTTTAG
- a CDS encoding T9SS type A sorting domain-containing protein codes for MSLTARTTPGAGGFVAGNAGDVVDNDNFNNAANDINADTDGLPNFLDVDADNDGISDIDETLNTALDANNDGFIDSATDADGDGLMDIADGVNNTGAGGFVAGAPTDVIDNDNFNAVVNDINADADVLPNFLDLDSDNDGITDIVENLNGAVTLDNGGAGAIDGMVGLAGITDANGDGWHDGLGAATIINLDLDALPNYLDIDADDDGIPDYIEGVCTGCINSTGGLPAGPDANNNGIIDTYESINPANNGVGTNSGVTPYNHEGTGLPDFVDFDSDDDSYPDWTEGFDANCNAMAFDDIIQMAFNYETANGIPGNYTASDIDGDLAPDWMDNVPSGGGAVHGIRMPFITFGSPYYVDGNNNGLVDVYDPLVFGTISPTPNCNAVGDDDFRDLFSVTFLPISFLDNRAEKVVDDVRLFWTISEPQNISRFEIERQLPDAGSFEFLGTQDANPGNVVTDNYQFDDVTPAMGINLYRIKVIGLNGDVIYSSVMQVTFSDQSLVSLSPNPVSGTQPLTLNFDLKNDEVLTGLQVYDLQGRAVMSKNLNLEGLGTAAIDVSGLAQGQYMVVLVGNSLHKTCRITKL; via the coding sequence ATGTCGTTGACGGCTCGAACAACACCGGGTGCTGGCGGCTTTGTGGCTGGCAATGCAGGCGATGTCGTAGACAACGACAACTTCAACAATGCCGCCAATGACATCAATGCCGATACCGATGGCTTGCCGAATTTCCTTGATGTCGACGCCGACAATGACGGCATCAGCGACATTGACGAGACCTTGAATACTGCGCTCGATGCCAACAACGATGGCTTCATCGACAGCGCAACAGATGCAGACGGTGACGGCCTGATGGACATTGCAGATGGCGTGAACAACACGGGTGCAGGCGGATTTGTCGCCGGCGCTCCGACCGACGTGATCGACAACGACAATTTCAATGCTGTCGTCAATGACATCAACGCAGACGCCGACGTTTTGCCCAACTTCTTGGACTTGGACAGTGACAATGACGGCATCACCGACATCGTTGAGAACCTGAATGGCGCTGTCACGCTTGACAACGGCGGTGCAGGTGCGATCGACGGCATGGTGGGCCTTGCGGGCATTACCGATGCAAACGGTGATGGATGGCACGATGGTCTTGGTGCTGCGACCATCATCAACCTCGATCTTGATGCCTTGCCCAACTACTTGGACATTGATGCCGATGATGATGGAATTCCAGATTATATCGAAGGTGTTTGCACGGGTTGCATCAACTCAACGGGTGGCCTGCCTGCGGGTCCGGATGCCAATAACAACGGTATCATCGATACCTACGAAAGCATCAACCCTGCCAACAATGGCGTGGGGACCAACAGTGGCGTAACGCCTTACAACCATGAAGGCACGGGCTTGCCCGACTTTGTGGACTTCGACTCCGACGATGACAGTTATCCTGATTGGACCGAGGGATTTGATGCAAACTGCAACGCCATGGCATTTGATGACATCATCCAGATGGCATTCAACTATGAAACTGCGAATGGCATTCCCGGAAACTACACGGCCTCTGATATCGACGGGGACTTGGCACCCGACTGGATGGACAACGTACCTAGCGGAGGTGGCGCCGTGCACGGTATCCGTATGCCATTCATTACCTTCGGTAGCCCCTATTATGTAGATGGCAACAACAATGGATTGGTCGATGTTTATGATCCGCTTGTCTTCGGAACGATCTCGCCGACCCCGAACTGCAATGCTGTCGGCGATGACGACTTCAGGGATTTGTTCTCGGTGACATTCCTCCCGATTTCCTTCCTGGACAACCGTGCAGAGAAAGTCGTGGACGATGTGCGTTTGTTCTGGACGATTTCGGAACCACAAAACATTTCACGATTTGAAATCGAGCGTCAATTGCCAGATGCAGGCAGCTTTGAGTTTCTCGGAACCCAAGATGCCAACCCGGGCAACGTGGTCACCGACAACTATCAGTTTGATGATGTGACACCTGCGATGGGAATCAATCTCTACCGCATCAAAGTCATTGGGTTGAATGGTGATGTCATTTACAGCAGTGTGATGCAGGTGACCTTCTCCGATCAGAGTTTGGTCAGCTTGAGCCCGAATCCAGTCTCAGGAACACAACCTTTGACACTGAATTTTGACCTGAAAAACGACGAGGTATTGACTGGCTTACAAGTGTATGACCTTCAGGGCCGTGCCGTGATGTCCAAGAATCTGAATCTTGAAGGTCTTGGAACCGCGGCAATCGATGTATCGGGCCTCGCTCAAGGCCAATACATGGTGGTGTTGGTTGGAAACAGCCTCCACAAAACTTGTCGCATCACCAAGCTATAA
- a CDS encoding sterol desaturase family protein, protein MNVYAYITPIVLFLLITEIVVSLIGKKGLYTFQDTVANIGTGIGNQCVNLAVVFLVMKFYGWLWQFAPWQIPETWYYGIVLLVISDFVFYWFHRTGHSLNIFWAAHMPHHSSEEFNLSVGVRASFTQRIFQFMFFDWILVLMGFSPNMVYAVAGIHLLIAYWHHTQLINKLGWVEKVFVTPAHHRVHHGVNPQYLDKNFSEFLIIWDRIFGTFAPEEEEVCYGLTHPPRTWDPIYINIQFWKQLVEDCIAAPNWWDKIRLWFMPLGWRPRGLETPGEKKRIGYNRSEQIKYQSRQFKGMKPYLLVQIALGLAVLMITTNLKLPLEARDRVLLSIGLFGMIIAWGGLLRAKKWAVLLEIIRLVFMAVSLVYVLDRSGMSAWTEWSSILIFAATGGSVLGISMILISRQMEGADVPALQKA, encoded by the coding sequence ATGAATGTTTACGCCTATATCACGCCGATAGTCCTGTTCCTGCTCATCACGGAGATTGTGGTGAGTTTGATTGGCAAAAAGGGGCTTTACACCTTTCAAGACACCGTTGCCAACATCGGAACCGGGATCGGTAACCAATGCGTGAACCTTGCCGTGGTGTTTTTGGTGATGAAATTCTACGGATGGCTCTGGCAATTTGCACCTTGGCAAATACCGGAAACATGGTACTACGGAATCGTGCTGCTGGTCATTTCAGACTTTGTTTTCTACTGGTTTCATCGCACTGGCCATTCCTTGAATATCTTCTGGGCCGCCCACATGCCGCACCATTCGAGTGAGGAATTCAACTTGTCCGTGGGGGTGCGGGCGAGTTTCACGCAGCGCATTTTCCAGTTTATGTTCTTTGACTGGATCCTCGTGCTGATGGGTTTTTCTCCGAATATGGTTTACGCTGTTGCCGGAATACATCTTTTGATCGCCTATTGGCACCATACCCAACTCATCAACAAACTCGGATGGGTCGAGAAGGTCTTTGTCACGCCGGCCCACCACCGCGTTCACCACGGGGTCAATCCGCAGTATTTGGACAAAAACTTCTCCGAATTCCTCATCATTTGGGACAGGATTTTTGGCACGTTTGCGCCGGAGGAAGAAGAGGTTTGTTATGGACTCACGCATCCGCCACGCACTTGGGATCCGATTTACATCAACATTCAATTCTGGAAGCAACTCGTTGAGGACTGCATCGCTGCGCCCAATTGGTGGGACAAAATCCGGCTATGGTTCATGCCCTTGGGTTGGCGCCCGCGGGGATTGGAAACGCCCGGGGAGAAAAAACGCATTGGCTACAACCGATCGGAACAGATCAAATACCAAAGCCGGCAATTCAAGGGAATGAAGCCCTATTTATTGGTGCAAATCGCCTTGGGCTTGGCCGTTTTGATGATCACGACCAATCTAAAACTGCCATTGGAGGCCAGGGATCGGGTTTTGTTGTCGATTGGGCTGTTTGGGATGATCATCGCTTGGGGCGGATTGCTGCGTGCCAAAAAATGGGCGGTATTGCTGGAAATCATTCGGTTGGTCTTCATGGCAGTCTCGCTGGTTTATGTGTTGGACCGTAGTGGCATGTCGGCCTGGACAGAATGGAGCAGCATTTTGATCTTTGCCGCTACTGGTGGCAGCGTCCTGGGCATTTCCATGATCTTGATCAGCCGACAAATGGAAGGAGCCGACGTTCCTGCGCTTCAAAAGGCCTAA